One window of Bos mutus isolate GX-2022 chromosome 29, NWIPB_WYAK_1.1, whole genome shotgun sequence genomic DNA carries:
- the VSIG10L2 gene encoding V-set and immunoglobulin domain-containing protein 10-like 2: protein MVGQGALLSPLGLLLLAPLCLLHPGASGQLHPTKGAPRETSSIQGVRGGSVELDCGTQSAPLVVFWSFTPLGSLIPQPVAVASGGEFKVEASASALGAVSLRNSSLVLWELQEGARGHFLCQALHAASGQLHATYSSLALAVLVPVSKPQVWLSDPSPVEGASLVATCIVREGTEPVTFVWQHQAPRGPAEALMGVTKRLIQLDPVNRTHLGWYTCTAHNAVSQLSSDGAFLDVIYGPDNPVITVEPLGFTEEGFGASEREEVTLSCLAASNPPSLYVWLHDHTQVHAGPTYVIASASRAHTGLYTCLARNSRLDTHTQTSVQLTIYYPPKAQPSCAVLPAPGALALLCTWPGGLPAAQLQWAGPQGAGPTALSNVTWSYAATHLANGSAFTCTGRHPALALPMLCRITLWEPLWSPTCWTLATIRDQFIMLSCEWPGGEPPAVLSWLDEQEQPLGSSSSSPAVYLLQAQEDLAGREFTCRGTHPLRAPDPLCRLRLEAPQLAVAEPRVSVLEGEEAWLGCTLLGGMPPAQLLWLGPQRRQVEPGTLGFTLHPEGTQLRLNVQGADPVRHGGTYQCVAQNALGNSSRSVLLEVLRYPAPPNVTISRLTYGRRRSEVQLQWTVRGPGNLTGFLVQRRAGVPGLGAGAWETVAGDIEPESRGRRLGGLDPGVLYAFRVLALNHRTAGHPSEVKTPADPPFSAYAAVLGAAGTGMVVATVASLLVFQYAARHPDTFPCLGRLLVPREQSHQDQGSRGGPEATPGTEPSPTTPGSDPAQESTEPPVNVTITVTATP from the exons GGCAGCTCCATCCGACCAAAGGAGCCCCCAGGGAGACCTCCTCCATCCAAGGAGTGCGAGGCGGCTCAGTGGAGCTGGACTGTGGCACCCAGTCTGCCCCCCTGGTGGTCTTCTGGAGCTTCACTCCCCTGGGCTCGCTGATTCCCCAGCCTGTGGCCGTCGCCAGTGGAGGGGAGTTCAAGGTGGAGGCCAGCGCCTCAGCTCTGGGGGCCGTGAGTCTGCGAAACAGCAGCCTGGTGCTGTGGGAGCTGCAGGAGGGGGCCCGCGGCCACTTCCTGTGCCAGGCCCTGCATGCGGCCAGCGGCCAGCTCCACGCCACCTACTCTTCCCTCGCTCTGGCCGtgctgg TGCCTGTATCGAAGCCTCAGGTGTGGCTGAGTGACCCGTCCCCAGTGGAGGGGGCCTCCTTGGTGGCCACGTGTATAGTGCGGGAGGGCACGGAGCCCGTGACCTTTGTCTGGCAGCATCAGGCACCCCGAGGCCCTGCAGAGGCtctcatgggggtcacaaagcgtcTGATCCAGCTGGACCCCGTCAACCGGACCCACCTGGGCTGGTACACATGCACTGCCCACAACGCCGTCAGCCAGCTGAGCAGTGATGGAGCCTTCCTGGACGTCATCT ATGGTCCAGACAATCCTGTGATCACCGTGGAGCCACTGGGCTTCACTGAGGAGGGATTTGGGGCCAGTGAGAGGGAAGAGGTGACCCTGAGCTGCCTGGCTGCATCCAACCCCCCCAGCCTCTACGTGTGGCTCCATGACCACACTCAGGTGCATGCCGGGCCCACCTACGTCATCGCCAGTGCCAGCCGTGCCCACACAGGTCTGTACACCTGCCTGGCCCGCAACAGCCGCCTGGACACCCACACGCAGACCAGCGTCCAGCTCACCATCTACT ATCCCCCCAAGGCACAGCCCTCCTGTGCTGTTCTCCCTGCCCCTGGGGCACTGGCTTTGCTCTGCACCTGGCCTGGGGGGCTTCCAGCTGCCCAGCTGCAGTGGGCCGGACCCCAGGGAGCTGGCCCCACTGCGCTCAGCAACGTCACCTGGAGTTATGCAGCCACGCATCTTGCCAACGGCAGCGCCTTCACCTGCACCGGCAGGCACCCAGCTCTGGCTCTGCCCATGCTCTGCAGGATCACACTGT GGGAACCGCTCTGGAGCCCCACTTGCTGGACCTTGGCCACAATCAGAGACCAGTTCATCATGCTGAGCTGTGAGTGGCCCGGAGGCGAGCCCCCTGCTGTGCTGAGCTGGCTTGATGAGCAGGAGCAGCCTCtgggcagcagcagctcctccccGGCCGTCTACCTCCTGCAGGCCCAGGAAGACCTGGCTGGCAGAGAGTTCACGTGCCGGGGCACTCACCCACTCAGGGCCCCTGACCCCCTCTGCCGGCTACGGCTCG AAGCCCCTCAACTGGCAGTGGCTGAGCCCCGGGTGTCAGTGCTGGAGGGGGAAGAGGCCTGGCTGGGATGTACCCTCCTGGGGGGCATGccacctgcccagctcctctggctGGGACCTCAGCGACGGCAGGTGGAGCCAGGCACTTTGGGATTCACTCTGCACCCTGAGGGGACCCAGCTGCGCCTGAATGTCCAAGGTGCCGACCCAGTCCGCCACGGGGGCACCTACCAGTGCGTGGCCCAAAATGCCTTGGGCAACAGCAGTCGGAGCGTCCTGCTGGAGGTCCTGA GATACCCCGCTCCCCCCAACGTCACCATCAGCCGCCTGACCTACGGGAGACGCCGGAGCGAGGTGCAGCTGCAGTGGACCGTCCGAGGCCCCGGCAATCTGACGGGCTTCCTGGTGCAGCGAAGGGCCGGCGTCCCAGGCCTCGGGGCAGGGGCTTGGGAGACCGTGGCTGGTGACATCGAGCCGGAGAGCAGGGGCCGGCGGCTGGGGGGCTTGGACCCGGGGGTCCTCTACGCCTTCCGCGTCCTGGCTCTGAATCATCGTACGGCTGGCCATCCCTCTGAGGTGAAGACACCAG CGGACCCTCCCTTCAGTGCCTATGCGGCAGTGCTGGGTGCGGCAGGCACAGGAATGGTGGTGGCGACAGTGGCCTCCCTGCTGGTGTTCCAGTATGCTGCCCGGCACCCGGACACCTTCCCCT gcCTTGGGCGCTTGCTCGTCCCCAG GGAGCAAAGTCACCAAGATCAGGGCTCAAGGGGTGGCCCCGAGGCAACGCCAG GCACCGAAccatcccccaccaccccaggtTCAGATCCTGCACAAGAATCCACGGAGCCCCCGGTAAATGTCACCATCACAGTGACGGCCACACCATGA